The Kineothrix sp. MB12-C1 genome includes a window with the following:
- a CDS encoding DUF368 domain-containing protein: MVVDMIRGFCMALADSVPGVSGGTIAFLMGFFDKFINSLNYLMKGTKEERIKSIKFLSKLLLGWIIGMGLSVTILSNFFETGIYKMSSLFLGFIFSAIPIIIAEEKVSMKGKYKNIIWGVFGILIVILLSSLKVGSNIDVSNLNIGMILYIFVAGMLAISAMVLPGISGSTLLLAFGIYIPIINGIKDFLHFDFSSFWLLFIFGLGILFGIFSSLRGIKKLLDRYRSATVYAIIGMMIGSLYAIVIGPTTLKVPQEVMSIHTFNIVYFILGILIVFGLQKMKELPFYKREMEKDE; encoded by the coding sequence ATGGTTGTTGATATGATAAGGGGATTTTGCATGGCACTTGCTGATAGTGTTCCGGGGGTAAGTGGTGGAACTATCGCTTTCTTAATGGGATTTTTTGATAAGTTTATTAATTCCCTAAATTATCTCATGAAAGGTACAAAGGAAGAAAGAATAAAATCTATAAAGTTTTTGTCCAAATTACTTTTGGGTTGGATTATTGGTATGGGATTATCCGTTACTATTTTATCTAATTTTTTTGAAACGGGAATTTATAAGATGAGTTCCTTGTTTTTAGGATTCATTTTCTCTGCTATTCCAATAATAATTGCAGAGGAAAAGGTAAGTATGAAAGGAAAGTATAAAAATATTATTTGGGGAGTATTTGGAATTCTTATTGTTATTTTATTATCTTCCTTAAAGGTAGGCAGTAACATAGACGTAAGTAATTTGAATATTGGCATGATTTTATATATTTTTGTGGCAGGAATGCTTGCAATTTCGGCAATGGTACTCCCGGGGATTTCGGGCTCTACTCTATTACTTGCGTTTGGTATATATATTCCGATTATTAATGGTATTAAAGATTTTCTTCATTTTGATTTTAGTAGCTTTTGGCTATTATTTATTTTTGGATTAGGAATTTTATTTGGAATATTTTCTTCACTAAGAGGGATAAAGAAGTTACTGGACCGTTATAGAAGTGCAACTGTTTATGCGATTATCGGAATGATGATTGGTTCTTTATATGCCATCGTAATCGGACCTACTACCCTTAAAGTACCACAAGAAGTTATGAGCATTCATACATTTAATATCGTATACTTTATTCTTGGAATTTTAATTGTATTTGGGCTTCAGAAAATGAAAGAATTACCTTTTTATAAGAGAGAAATGGAAAAGGATGAATGA
- the nth gene encoding endonuclease III — MTKKIKAILDLLDERYGTDFRCFLNHENAWQLLTATILSAQCTDARVNIVTEDLFRKYPNAEAMANANLKELEKDIHSTGFYRNKAKNLIACNKELVERFGGEVPRSLEDLTSLAGVGRKTANVIRGNIYNEPSIVVDTHVKRISKKLGVTKEDDPVKVEMDLMKALPKEHWILWNIQIITLGREICKAPTPKCEICFLQEHCDDYIKRNRRKREK; from the coding sequence ATGACGAAGAAGATAAAAGCAATCTTGGATTTGCTGGATGAAAGATATGGGACGGATTTCCGATGTTTTCTTAACCATGAAAATGCGTGGCAGCTTCTGACAGCTACGATTCTGAGTGCTCAATGTACAGATGCGAGGGTCAATATTGTAACGGAAGATCTGTTTCGGAAATACCCGAATGCAGAGGCTATGGCTAATGCGAATTTGAAGGAGTTGGAAAAGGATATTCATTCGACCGGATTTTATCGCAATAAGGCGAAAAACCTTATTGCATGTAACAAGGAGCTGGTGGAACGGTTCGGCGGGGAGGTACCCCGCTCTTTGGAAGACCTTACTTCTTTGGCGGGAGTGGGCCGTAAGACAGCGAATGTAATCAGAGGAAATATATATAATGAGCCGAGTATTGTTGTGGATACTCATGTGAAAAGGATTTCCAAAAAGTTAGGAGTGACGAAAGAGGACGATCCTGTAAAAGTGGAAATGGACTTGATGAAAGCTCTGCCGAAGGAGCATTGGATTCTGTGGAATATTCAGATTATCACGTTAGGAAGGGAAATTTGCAAAGCCCCCACACCAAAATGTGAAATATGTTTCTTACAGGAGCATTGCGATGATTACATCAAACGGAACAGAAGAAAGCGTGAAAAATAG
- a CDS encoding 3'-5' exonuclease, protein MITSNGTEESVKNRFSFPLICTCTKGRRWEPCMKDNYVALDLETTGLRPKYDRIIEIGAVRVREGKVVDTFRSFVNPGRTLDPAICELTGITEQMLVDAPQSEVAVAALLEFIGTDILLGHRILFDYSFVKRAAQYQKLSFEKEGIDTLKLSRKFLPDLESRRLPALCSHYGIAHTAHRALDDARAASDLYLKLAELFYDGSEEDFKPQPLVYRVKKETPITKPQKERLYKLLDKHKINKDYNVEMLTRNEASRITDQILAKYGR, encoded by the coding sequence ATGATTACATCAAACGGAACAGAAGAAAGCGTGAAAAATAGATTTTCATTCCCCTTGATTTGTACGTGTACCAAAGGACGCAGATGGGAGCCATGCATGAAGGATAATTATGTAGCCCTCGATTTAGAGACAACAGGGCTTCGCCCTAAATACGATAGAATTATAGAGATAGGAGCGGTGAGAGTGCGGGAGGGTAAGGTAGTGGATACTTTCCGGAGCTTCGTGAATCCCGGACGCACATTAGACCCCGCTATATGTGAGCTTACAGGTATTACAGAACAAATGCTTGTGGATGCGCCGCAGTCCGAAGTGGCGGTGGCGGCTCTTTTAGAGTTTATCGGTACGGATATCCTTTTAGGACACCGGATTTTATTCGATTATTCCTTTGTAAAGCGGGCGGCCCAGTATCAGAAGCTTTCTTTTGAGAAAGAGGGGATTGACACGTTGAAGCTGTCCAGAAAGTTTCTTCCGGACTTGGAGAGTAGGAGACTCCCGGCACTGTGCAGCCATTATGGTATTGCGCATACAGCTCACAGAGCTTTGGATGATGCGAGGGCAGCATCCGATTTATATTTGAAGTTGGCAGAGCTTTTTTACGATGGCAGTGAGGAAGATTTCAAGCCGCAGCCTTTGGTATATCGGGTAAAAAAAGAGACTCCGATAACGAAGCCTCAAAAAGAGCGGTTATATAAATTGTTGGACAAGCATAAAATTAATAAGGACTATAATGTTGAAATGCTCACAAGAAATGAAGCGAGCCGCATTACCGATCAAATTCTTGCAAAATACGGACGATAA